CTGCTAGTTACCTTACCCGATCTGACCGActgtcgtaaataaataaataattcagcctatacagggtcatttttggaccgttagccatattgtgcgaggggATTAGGTAGGCcacactgaacaactttttttatgagaccaactccgaaatcacaaattttttttgccgtttcatacattttggttgagTGGATgacgacgttttctatgggaaggccaaatttttttttgggaattcggggttggtcccatagaaaaatttgttcagtatgacctacctaatcacatCGCACAATATGGCAAACGGttcaaaaatgaccctgtatacgTCCCACAGCTGGGCACAGCACCGTATTAAATAAGTTTCTATTTGTTGCAGTGAAAATGGAGACGTTGAATAGGCTAGTGGCGGGCTACCATGACCTGATGGACAACAAAAGTGACCCTAGGGTCAAAGACTGGCCCCTTATGTCGTCCCCTCTGCCTACGCTGGCGATATGTCTCACATATGTGTTCGTAgtcaaagtaagtacctaagacattttattccataaaaaaaccggccaagtgcgagtcggtctcgcattccaagggttccgtatattaagtccgactcacgcttgccTTGCctatttctaatagattttcctgtcatTTATCATAGCCTTTCCTGTCAGGAAAAGTACtactttgtgtatttttttttaaaattttagacctagtagtttcggagataaagggggagtggtaattttttggctcttttcttaaataactactaacctaaaaaaataaaaaaaaaatatatatttgaaattcttaaaatgagctctttcatttgatatataacacgatatagtttgaaaaactttgcacgttgaagggctcttaatgtatttttttatacagttTTATTTCTTTACAGGTGGCGGGGCCAAAATTTATGGAAAACAGAAAACCGTATGAACTCAAACAAGTGCTTATATGGTACAATTTATTTCAAGTGCTCTTCAGTATCTGGTTATTTAAcgaggtaattatttttatagttaTAATGTGGTTGTTATTCCCGGCACTGACcttaagtatacctactcaggTACCTACGTTGCATGTCCGGTGCCGCTTAgaatgtaggtaaatatatagAAATAAACGATAGGTAGTATGTAATTATTTACTAGaccagttgcttttcgtttAAACTTTTAAAGGATTAATATTCTTTCGTTAATTCACCtcgaattaaaatatttaatgggCATTTCATTCCTAagaataaatctaaaaaaaaatcgcGATCCCGAGTGTACCGCGTGTGAAAGCATGTAGTAGGCGCTGGAGACCGATTTTGGAAtatcgaccgctcgatttcgtttatttcattcaataatatctccactactaggcatttgaattctactaatagaattgaaaacgagtagtcaataccactcgatacccttttctatcgctcgtatttcataAATTAGCATTTTGCCGTTTTCCACCTATCGAGCGCTTGAAATTCAAAAAGCGactgtactatttttatatttaaaatgtattgatATTGgagcaataaataatatttacttacttatttatacaATCAAATCAATGAATCTTTGCATAAACTATTGTCTCTGTTTGCGGTACGAGTTCAGCGACACCTGTCGACTTTGAGTCAATCTCTAAAATTTAGTATACGAGTATCTCAATGACTAAGATATATGTTTTTCAATGTATTGGGATATTGTTTACAATTTTAACCACATATTTCGTACAAATacgtttaaatttattttgcacCTAGATcttacgagggttgcactgaaaatgtcgggaatagagaaaactgtcgcatctagacagtcaatctttattttaatgcatacttaaactcaaactgaccacgcatataaattttcttttgaaagtaatcattctgtaatgcacacggctcataatcccaaagtcctttttgtatggcgattttggggccttagtggttttgtatgaaattcgtaaagtagccaacggaattgaagttttttttacatatatctatatataaaagatttttttgctgttgtcatatgaatatttaggaatgtcgaaatctgccgatatgcaacttttttggcagtctttttaattaacagcacaaatgcgattttaaattttgacgtcgctttggaatgacatgctattttaagatcacccatgggataaaatgaaagcgactttcatatataattttaactgcaaacgagcgtacgatgaactctagttcataaaaaaataacagaagcccattgtaacttttatttgttcgctgagggcatattgaaaaccgtttaaaaatgtgatccgaaaaatcacttggccaaaaattcaaataatgttcgacatacaattttcaaattgtcagtaatttttaaatataaatgacaaccaaatggaatataccttaaaagttttataaagagttacatttttataaattatatgcctcattctattatgttatttctaagtgtcccattcccgaatatttcagtgcgaccctcgtaacATAAGATtgtatagagtctgtgcggaaagagaagagtcgtgggatttgagggcgcgccagtgctattttatggtttttgctatgctgacaacactggtcacgtgattatagtacgacactaaaggtcatgatacttgaatcccttttgttccggttttttaccacggcttacgaaacggagcctggtggtggtgtcggctcgtcaactcaatcctctgatttagcgcaggcactagttttctttataaaatacacttgtttttatatctcagatactaaaaagtgaatgcgtttgacaaaactgctaaaactatttaagaatatgcccaatacaactgtaattttagtaccaaacaagatacgagtctcatttatgtactgcctaatctgtgcagtccaacagttattaaaaccgggtagatcgggtagaaattgggcaatagaactgtaattttatctgggatatatttcacccattgtaaacttgacttgtaatgtatgtgtacattattaataataaatatgaatatgaataaaaatagtgcataagtaggtaggccttattggggatatgtccggttctctcatctcacgatattttacttcgccgaaaagtcactgctaaatatgaaatataatttcgtaactaacagaacctacaaataaagaaatattttattagaaaaagttttattctttgtaatcgaagtctgaattaaaatattcaatgtcacttatgtttgagctagcttcaaaacaatcagggacactcatagaactatcttcatctgaactgggtgtgcttgaatccggcacgtagattacgaattcttgtatatcacctacttagcggtcttttattcgagataccgtaggtacttttacacaatcctgaaaaagaaattacatataaatatgcataaaatggcaagtattaAGACTATTTGtctgttattttaaagatcatgaatgacctgcatatttatgaaaattaatatattttgaatgaatatacttaccgattatgtaccggagacaagttacttagggggcttattaaataggtaattatttaatattaaatacaacatcaatacccgcgaatagcgaaaacacgttccgcgactttttgtaagtcgatagtcggcttttagccgttttcttcccgctgacaaaaccgaacaatgttaaatataattttccttgtggttttatgtacggctttatcgtgttttgaaaatattttatacataaaacttgcggtttttgttaataaaaatatacattgacagaagtttgtttactttttacaagacaggtgtcaaaggtttgattgccatataaaatttaaaatgttagttcccgtttctgccacgactcttctctttccgcacagactctatttacATGAAGTTTAGGTATCGTCtcgggtcgtcccattcgtttttcgtcaagttcttaaattagtcctattctgctttagtcactcattctacattcgtcacaatcgtcggtggctttcaacgtagaatgcgtgacgaaagcagaataggactaatttaagaaattgacgaaaaacgaatgggacgacccaagacgataccgaagtGCAGGCTATTGtgagtacatatatgtaattaaTAGTTGCATATTTTTCCCGTGACAGAGCATAGCGAGTGGATGGTTCACGACGCATAGTTTCCGATGCCAGCCTGTGGACTACTCACGGTCACCAATGGCAATGAGGGTAAGCATTAttggtttttatttaatacttaatgAGGTCAAGTGAAATAtcatatataaatgaaatataataGTAGGTATCTACAGTTCTTTATCTGTGTAAATTAACTTAGGTTAGTTTCAACCTAAGCTTAAATTTTGAGTTTTGAGTCATATAAACACTCATTGTCATGTTTATTAGCAGACGCTTTACATACCGAgaataataatacataaattGATTTACGACAATGTTACGACAACAGTTATGAATTGACCCTTATTTAGATGAAGCTAAGACCATCTACTTACCGTTTAGTTGATAGCCTTTAGCTTCATAAAtatctaaaagttttaatcaatAAGTTCATAACTGTTAAAATACGATTGTTACTCCAACTAAGTATATGTAGTTTGAAATTTGATTCTAGCGTCCAGTTTTCGCTTCAGAGACAGCTCATGCGTGAAAGTCGgttaaagttattattttgaATGGATATAAGgatattgtaaatatgtatacccAGATATACAGCCAAATATGTATTTCCACTATCTTTTATGAAGTTCCTGTAAGATTGGCTACTTGTCTAAAAAAACGCTCAATCATTTACAAGTTACATAAGAGAAtgaaaataaaaggttttaGTTAGAGTAAGATGTCTATATAATAGTATGCTACGTTATAGTGAATCGGGAGCAAAACGACAGGTTGTTAGCCTTCAAGATCGTATGCGTTATTGACACGAACAATGATCAAGAACCCGGCTAATGTATGCGCCTGCATAACATCActacatagtctaataaaacatggtctcctcttcccagagtgacacaagcctacgtcacaacaacatggccgctatatatagcgctgtcgcatgatgacgtaggctcgtgtcagtcacgtgaccacgacaagacgggaagagagtaccaggcggagtgtattattataccatgcatcACTAGTAAATTTGATGAAGTTTATAATATAACCCGAAAACTCAATAGAATCGCCACAGAGTAGGCGTGAATCTACATATTGCTGGTGAGCTGTCGGTAATACGGAAACGGTAATGAGCCCTTGAAGATTGTGAATGGGTAATAATAGCAGTGTTTAACATTTAGcacgatttatttattttgcccgAGTGCAAGCAATTGTGCAAAAAATATTGTGCTTAGGTACTAATAATTTCTGAAATGCCGTTGTTCATAGGATTAAGGCACACTTATTCATATATACCTAGAGTACTGTTAGCTTCTTCCCGTGACTTCCTGGGGTAATGATATGGTCTGCCTGGGATAATGATAATGATTGATGAagactatcctatgtccttacTCGGGGCCCAAACTATCTATATACCAAATTTTgtcgaaattggttcagcggtttaagcgtgaagaggtaacaggcaGACACTTTCGTATTTATAATACAAGTATTAATATGGATTAGTGAAAAGTAAGGATTAGGCAAACGGATCGATACTAGTAATAACACGTCAAATTGTAAGAATTCAGTGAATTGGTGTAggtcttaagacgaaacaggagctgagttttaaatattttaggtaaatatacccgtctcgctaacggaagcggcacctaaaagtagtgcgataaggacaaggcgaaaaatcctgcgtaaaaatctcaaaaattgaggtttcgtactcctctgtttcctcctacaaaacttaaccaatcgtaaccaaatttggaaatctaaatgattatgaaattatctgtgcctgaccgttttgcttttttggctaattgatattagttttgaatgccacgcctctcattgcagcatagtcaattaggccatttttgaagggctctagcgccttaaaaaacaaaaatatcaaaaaaagcaaaacggtcccacacagatattgacaatattaatctgtgttgaaaaaatcattgctctagcttcaaaaaccacggaggaaaacgaggagtacgtttgtatggagaaatgaccactcctgttggctcttaaaaataaaacccATTTACATTTAACTCGTGTAATCGTTTCACACTTCTCCATAGAGTAGTTAGACAAACGAAAACTAATGACACGCGAATTGCTAATTTACATACACTGTCATGTTATTAGCGTCAAAGCCGGACTTCATAGCTTCATAATATGGGATTTACTCGGAAAGTGTAAGAGAAGATGCTACACGACAGTTACGTACTTTTAATTAACACTTTTGGCTGTGGGAATTTTATTTGCTTAGTAACGTAGGTGTGTAGTTTGTAGAACCGATTTGAGGTGACCTTCTGACGATAATGTAGCTAGTAATATACTCTGgcgaaattctaaatttgtctGGGAGAACGATGTTTCGCGTctacatttttgaaattttctGCGAACAAAGCTAAATATATTGGTATCTTTGTCTATCAttttatatttgtgtttatctaTCACAAAGGATCCAACCCACATTAGTCATTAGGTAATTGTAATGCCTATTTGAACTTGTTATTATGTCACTTACCTGTATCGTTTCCGTATTAAATGCCCCAATAAAATACTAATGCTTACTTTAGTTCTGTCCAGTCTTATGACCtatcaaattgtaaaaaaaagacGAAGAATAGATTCTGATGTTTCGATACAATCTTCATTTCCTCATGTTCACATTTGGTCATTGGGAAGCTTTTTATGGGTTGATTATACAAGCGATCTCGCGAAACTATCTAGTTATGTTTGTTAAATACAatagataaataatatatttgcgTTGGTTATTTACAGACGGCGTCCGGATGTTGGTGGTACTACTTTTCGAAATTCACGGAATTCTTTGATACTGTAAGTAGTCTTCTAATTTTATAAGCTgttatacctaactattataTTAATTACTATTAAAAGTTGTGATATAGAGTATTGTCTTGGACATTAAATACGTTATTTAAATAGGAAAGCATAcatacgtactagatccattctaaatacgttatagtttagatatcaaccagttctcttttgcagcgcaattcggcaaccaatgttacttttacgttagatagagtaagatatctattagatgtgaattggatctcttcatatcctgtggaaatcgttcatgagtatctccagaaccgcgcaaatgtcaaatttgacaggttagatcttaaacatatcgttatcgtatcttggtgatgtctaaaagatatctaatagatgtctatttcaaaatcctatCCTAAGGCCCAACAGCCCAGGGTTGGGGGGAATCAATGTCTTCTTTCGCAACATTGGGAACTGGAAGCGGTAACTTATTCTTTCGGATATAGAATTGAATCTATATcaatttataatttacaaataaGTTTTTAGATTGTAAGATTagtgttatttaataaataattcattAGGGAATAAATGAATCTATACAAATTCTATATAcgttattatattaatataggcgagtaggtacctacctgctTATTTGAAGGATTGGAAAACAAATAAGGAAATGTATATACTAGCGCATTTTTTAAAGAAAGTTTTTATAGACTTGTAAaagttatacatattataaattaaCACTGCGAAGGTGCACCGATACCACACCAAGGCAACATGTTGGCGATTATGTTTATTTCCGCAACTTATATGGTCATATCGCAGCATTTGCATAAGTAATATTAAGTCTATGAGGCTGATCTGCTATTTGTTGGATTTCTTTACGTATGCTTCGCCTCGCCTCGCTTTTTCTAATTGTAGTGTAAATAAGATTGGTTTTTGAatatgtatttcttttttttttcacggGAATATACATAATACATTTTTAGATCACTTTCTTAATTTGGACTAATTCTATCAGTTCACATTTAACTTCAGCCTGccaatagatattttattttataacagaattatgtaggtacctacatattattgaaTTTCAGATTGAATACTGCGTTTCTTTGCAACATGACAAACAAGTTCAATTAAAATTATCTTTCTCATATAAAAGTCCCAAATTCGCAACACACGCAACAGACACGGCCCTTTACTAATAAATTAAGAATGTAAATTACACTTTATTTATAGAATAACCAGAATGCCTCATCTCATTCTTGACCGCTGACCGGTTTCATACCAAGATATTTTTAGACGTATGGTGTCCATAATTAGTACTCCATGCTTGTTACAGATCTTCTTCGTGATGCGAAAGAAGTTTGACCATGTGTCCAAGTTACACGTGATCCACCATGGCATCATGCCGATGTCCGTGTGGTTCGGTGTCAAGTTCACACCAGGTATGTAACAAACATCTACAATTTTTAAAACCATAAAAGTAAAGCGGTAtgcagacgggactgatcaaatcaaatatgtatgtgggaaatatataaatatcccGTAGCCTGGTGAAGGGTTAAAGCTATCGCTTGAGGCATTTTAGCCTGGAGTGCTGTgtgtaatgtaaaaaatatgttttaattttgacgaccggtctggtctagtgggtagtgaccctgcctgcgaagccgatggtcctgggttcgaatcccagtaagggcatttatttgtatgatgatacagatatttgttcctgagtcatgggtgttttctatgtatttaagtatttgtatattatatatatcgttgtctgagtacccacaatacaagccttcttgagcttactgtgggactcagtcaatctgtgtaagaatgtcctataatatttatttatttattattatttattataatttatttatattgtcgATTCGTACATTTAGTACTGATTTGCTCTACCTAAATAGATCTTTGTTGGAGAAAGTGAAGAGGCACATGAtaaattaagtacaataaagtACAGACAGAAGGCCAAAGTTACAATTTTATTCCTCGATGGAAGTACTTTTTATACCTGAGTACGTTGTCTAAGAGACTGAATATGTTGTATGATAGAGATATATAGTAAGTAGGCACgtgtaaaaatatagtacatacTTCATACTTTTAAATATCTTTACAACTGTTTTGAAAGCTAAAAACCTACATTTAAGTACGAAATTCGAGCACGTGCACAATCATTAACCACAATCTAAATCACTTTACTCGTAGTATTAAATTCCTTTAAAAATTCCAGTACGTCTAATTTggaaatttttcaataattgaCATGATCATATTTAAACGATCATTCTCCTTTACCTTTAACGACTGTCAGTCTATAGAGCAGCAGATGTGTCTTTAACACATTTAAATAAAGGTCATTATACTGATAATTTTTCGGCCAGTTCAGATATACATAAACGTCACTTGGGTTctaatttgtatttaattaaagtttttGTATATCGAATATACTGATAAGAGTGATAAGACTAAATAAGTTTGTAGTTGTACgccctgaaaataaatatagcCTTCATTTAATGTTAAGAAAAAATATGATATGTATTGACATTGATACGATAATATTGATCGtacttacataatacataattattttatgctataAAGGTCCGACACGGAGACAGACTTTCTAAAACGAAATGATGTCAAGTCAAACGtatgaaaatatataaatcaTAGTGCACCGTGCCGTGAACCCctctaataataataaggcTAGTCGTATGCTAGTGATACGAGTCGGCTTACGAAGCAACCTTGGCTAGTTACCTAATAATTAACGCGGTTAACCCTTTCccaggctgacagttcaaaaatgacaatcgaatgacagtcttactgatcgaaaatagaacacatgtttgaagtgccgtatgtgggaaatatatatcccttagtctggtaaagggttaaattaaatttaaagtagtcataatttttaaataaacccTTCATTCGTTGATTGCATGTCAATGACATCCTTGAATTCCTTGATAAGAAATTAGAATATTTGAGAAACTTTACCGAGAGTCATAATCATAATGTCAGCA
The sequence above is drawn from the Cydia fagiglandana chromosome 7, ilCydFagi1.1, whole genome shotgun sequence genome and encodes:
- the LOC134666004 gene encoding very long chain fatty acid elongase 7, with protein sequence METLNRLVAGYHDLMDNKSDPRVKDWPLMSSPLPTLAICLTYVFVVKVAGPKFMENRKPYELKQVLIWYNLFQVLFSIWLFNESIASGWFTTHSFRCQPVDYSRSPMAMRTASGCWWYYFSKFTEFFDTIFFVMRKKFDHVSKLHVIHHGIMPMSVWFGVKFTPGGHSTFFGMLNTFVHIIMYSYYLLAALGPKVQKYLWWKKYLTALQMVQFVLVFFHTFQLLFTECDYPRAFVWWIGMHSVLFYYLFSDFYKQAYLKKEKAKMAKAKVAAEAAKSESKDMMYPLLNGFSNGAALGDVRQRVAGAVAAQ